Genomic DNA from Desulfobacterales bacterium:
AGGAGGGTGTTATCATGATTCAAGGAACTGTCAAATGGTTTAATGAAATCAAAGGATTCGGATTTATTGAGCAAGCCAATGGGCCGGATGTATTTGTTCATCATTCAGCCATCAAAGCAACCGGTTTTAGAAAACTCAATGAGGGCGATAAAGTTTTATTTGAGATTGAAAAAGGAACAAAAGGTCCTGCAGCTGTCAACGTTAGCATAAACTAATTATTTTATCACCATAAAAAAGGCATTCTTTTAAATGAAGGAATGCCTTTTTGTTTATGTGCTAATTTTTATGGTAAATAGAAAAAATTTTATTATTTTCTTCGCATTTACTATTTTGACTTCTATGTTCAAGACTATCTTTAAATCTTAAATAAAGACCTAAATAATCCTTTAAATGGAAAAAATTAAAAGTTTGAGATATTCTTAGCCAAAATTCATAGTCCCCAGATGTTACCATTTTTTCATCAAAGTATCCGTAGATTTTGTGAATTTTTTTTCTCCACATGGGCTGAGGACCTATAAAACAGCCTTTGTTTAATAAAATATTTCTATCCCAGTCATGCCATTGGCATTCTCCTGCTTTTGTGAAAGACTCAAATGTTTCATTTTCATTTTCAGTAATATATGCATCTGCGTATACAAGGACTATATCATCCCTTGATTCAAGTATATTGACCATTACTTCAAAAGCGTCTTTTCTATGCCTATCATCCGTATTGGCGTTTGTTAT
This window encodes:
- a CDS encoding cold-shock protein, with amino-acid sequence MIQGTVKWFNEIKGFGFIEQANGPDVFVHHSAIKATGFRKLNEGDKVLFEIEKGTKGPAAVNVSIN